The following proteins are encoded in a genomic region of Phragmites australis chromosome 9, lpPhrAust1.1, whole genome shotgun sequence:
- the LOC133929379 gene encoding dynamin-related protein 5A-like, whose amino-acid sequence MENLISLVNKLQRACTALGDHGEESALPTLWDSLPSIAVVGGQSSGKSSVLESVVGKDFLPRGSGIVTRRPLVLQLHRIDGDREYAEFMHLPRKRFTDFAAVRKEIADETDRETGRSKQISPVPIHLSIYSPYVVNLTLIDLPGLTKVAVEGQPDSIVQDIDNMVRSYIEKPNCIILAVSPANQDLATSDAIKISREVDPKGERTFGVLTKIDLMDKGTDAVDMLEGRSYRLQQQWFGVVNRSQQDINKNVDMIAARRREREYFATTPEYKHLAHRMGSEYLGKMLSKHLEQVIKSRIPGIQSLITKTIAELETELNRLGKPIANDAGGKLYTIMEICRMFDGIYKEHLDGVRPGGEKVYHVFDNQFPVAIKRLQFDKQLSMENVRKLITEADGYQPHLIAPEQGYRRLIESCLISIRGPAEAAVDAVHAILKDLVRKAINETHELKQFPSLRVEVGNAAFESLDRMRDESKKNTLKLVDMECSYLTVDFFRKLPQDVDKGGNPSHSIFDRYNDSYLRRIGQTVLSYVNMVCSTLRNSIPKSIVYCQVREAKRSLLDHFFTELGAREIKQLSKLLDEDPAVMERRTNLAKRLELYRTAQAEIDAVAWSK is encoded by the exons ATGGAGAACCTGATCTCGCTTGTCAACAAGCTGCAGCGGGCCTGCACGGCCCTCGGCGACCACGGCGAGGAGAGCGCCCTCCCCACGCTCTGGGACTCGCTCCCGTCTATCGCCGTCGTCGGAGGCCAG AGTTCTGGTAAATCCTCAGTGCTGGAGAGCGTGGTTGGGAAGGATTTCCTACCGAGGGGTTCAG GCATTGTCACCCGGCGTCCGCTGGTGCTGCAACTCCACAGGATTGATGGAGACAGGGAGTATGCCGAGTTTATGCACCTTCCCAGGAAGAGATTTACAGATTTTG CCGCTGTGAGGAAGGAGATAGCTGACGAAACTGACAGGGAAACTGGTCGTTCAAAGCAAATATCACCTGTCCCTATCCATTTAAGCATATATTCTCCATATG TTGTGAATTTGACTCTTATCGATCTTCCTGGGCTTACTAAAGTAGCTGTTG AGGGTCAACCAGACAGTATTGTTCAGGACATTGACAACATGGTTCGCTCGTACATTGAAAAG CCAAACTGTATTATTCTGGCTGTTTCCCCAGCCAACCAGGATCTTGCAACTTCCGATGCAATCAAGATTTCACGGGAAGTTGATCCCAAAG GTGAAAGGACCTTTGGTGTGCTCACAAAAATTGATCTGATGGACAAGGGTACCGATGCTGTTGAT ATGCTGGAAGGAAGATCTTACCGGCTCCAGCAGCAATGGTTTGGTGTTGTTAATCGATCCCAGCAAGATATCAACAAGAATGTGGACATGATTGCTGCTAGGCGTCGAGAGCGTGAGTATTTTGCAACTACACCAGAATACAAGCACCTTGCCCATAGGATGGGATCTGAATATTTAGGAAAGATGCTCTCGAAG CATTTGGAACAAGTTATTAAATCAAGGATTCCGGGTATCCAATCTCTTATAACAAAGACAATTGCAGAGCTGGAAACCGAACTTAATCGACTTGGAAAGCCCATTGCTAACGACGCCGGG GGAAAGTTGTACACAATTATGGAAATATGCCGTATGTTTGACGGTATTTACAAAGAGCATCTGGATGGAGT GCGCCCTGGCGGTGAGAAAGTTTACCACGTTTTCGACAATCAATTTCCTGTAGCTATCAAACGGTTGCAGTTTGATAAACAACTCTCAATGGAAAATGTGAGAAAGCTTATAACAGAAGCTGATGGATACCAGCCTCACTTGATAGCTCCAGAGCAAGGATATCGACGCCTTATAGAATCTTGTCTTATTAGTATCAGAGGTCCTGCTGAGGCAGCTGTTGATGCG GTCCATGCAATCCTCAAGGACCTTGTCCGCAAGGCTATCAATGAAACACAT GAGCTGAAGCAGTTCCCTTCTCTTCGTGTGGAAGTAGGCAATGCAGCTTTTGAGTCATTGGATAGAATGAGGGATGAAAGCAAGAAGAATACATTAAAGCTGGTTGATATGGAATGCAGCTACTTGACTGTAGATTTCTTTAGGAAGCTTCCTCAGGATGTTGATAAGGGTGGAAATCCAAGCCACTCTATTTTTGATAGATATAATGACTCTTATCTTAGACGAATTG GACAAACTGTTCTATCGTATGTTAATATGGTATGTTCGACCTTGAGGAACTCCATTCCAAAATCTATTGTTTATTGTCAAGTCCGGGAGGCAAAACGCTCACTGCTCGATCACTTCTTCACCGAATTGGGAGCAAGAGAG ATTAAGCAACTTTCCAAACTTCTTGACGAAGACCCAGCGGTCATGGAACGAAGAACTAACCTTGCAAAGAGGCTGGAGCTCTATCGGACCGCCCAAGCAGAAATCGATGCAGTTGCGTGGTCCAAATAG